The nucleotide sequence TTCCGCCTAACCATGTGCAGGAGACACCACTCTATCTGGCGGATGAATCTGGTTTTCATGATGCTTTGATTATCATCTTGAAATCCTTCAAGAAACCAACTTACGCTGCACATCGATCAAATAGAACGCCTCTGCATGCAGCAGTAATTCAGAAACATAAAGGTACATAATTTTTGTTTTGCAGTATCAATATCTAACCTCAGTTGACTTTCCCATAATTAACATCGTCCACCTAAATTTGGATTATCATGTCGATAGTCTCAATAGGATCCTCTCATTAGCCGCATCAACTTATAATCAACTTAAATAGCATTCAGATCACTTGTAATAAGTCAAGTTGAGATCCGCTCTAAAAAACATTTATCTGCAATTTCTGTTGATGGTTTCTTAATGTCTGTTGTGCAACTATATTTGCAAAAAGATCTAACCccttatttatgcatttatcATGTTGACACATCCAGATTTTATTAGATCACTCTGGCAAGCCTTTATGTGAGGAACCTGACTTATGGGGTTGGAATTCATTGCACTATGCTGTCAAATTAGGATTGGAAGACGTAGTTTCTGATATGCTGGGGTGGAAAATATCCTTAGTGTACCTTCCAGTAGGCAGTGAAAATGACTGGACGACAGCAATTCACATTGCAGCCAGTGAAGGTGATGTAAACATGATCATTGAGCTATTAAATCACTGCCCTGATTGTCGCGATATGCTTAACAGAAACAATCAAAACGCTCTACATGTTTCTGTATTGAACAATCAAGACAAGGTAGTCTGCTTCTTATTAGACTCTGATAAGTGTGACAGCCTTGTTGATGAGCCAGATAGTCATGGCAACACTCCTCTTCATCTGCTTGCTGCCTCTGGTAACCATGTGCCTAAACTAATAAATAATCCTAGAGCAAAGAAGATGTCATTTAACAAACAAAACCAGACTCCACTTGATATAGCATTGTCATACAAAGAGACAACAAAGAAGGTAATCAGTTGCACATTTGTTTTTCAAATATCGATTGCTACCGACTCAATATAAACTGCACTATTGatgaaaataggagaaattgATGGAGGATTTTTGTAGCATTGGACGACTTGGAAAACGTGACTTTGAGGTAAAGCGGAAGTACGAGTACATGCATAATCCAAATGATGAAATGGAAACAGGAGTCAAAATGCAACTGAGGGAAGATGATAAAGATAAAGCTAAAAAGGCAGATCAAACAAAAGTCAAAAGTATTATGAAAGTAGCTCAAATCCATATTGTTGTGGCCACTTTGAGAATGACAGTCACTTTCACCGCTGGTATCACATTGTCTGGAGGTTTTGAGAGCGACTCCGATGGCGATCAAGGGATGGAAATTCTAATAAGGAAAACAACATTTCGTGCATTTATTGTTTCCGATGCCATTGCCTTCACATGCTCAGCTATTGCCATATTCATCTACTTCCTCATGGCAGATGAAAGTAGACCACCACATTTGGAAATTGTAAATAAACTTTATGATCTCGTAGGTATTTTTCAGTGCTTGCCAATGTTTGCAGTTGTAATTGCATTTGCAACGGGTATGCTTGCTACCTTATCACATTCCCTTGGTCTTGCCGTTACTGTCTGTTTAATAGGTTGCTACTCTATTTTATTGTACTTCTTGGCTTTTATCTATATTATTAGATATAGAGATGAGAGTAAGATGATGAATATAAGCGAGCGACAAGAATGCTAGCTACTACTTTTACTTATTGCTTGCAAATGTATAATTCAACTACGTATTTCAGTTTTTACCCAATACCTTGAATTACATATGACAAATTTGATTTTTAGTCCATTACATATTATTTTAGCTAACATCCTTATCACGTGATATAACATCTATGTAAGatcattttcttctattcaaatAATAAGTTTTTACAGGAGATCTTTATTTCGTCACCGGCAATGCTATAGACCCGATATACATTCACTAAATAATTcatagtacaacaacaacaatatagctAGTGAAATTCCACAAGTGGAGTATGGGAAGGATAGAGTATACACAAATCTTACCTCTACATTTGGAGGCAGAGAAAGGTTTCTGAATTTTGGTAGACCTTCAGAGGCTagctgtaatgccccgaatctggtacccagaatgctacatggtgcccatgaccccgaaggaccacaagctaacccatgacggaTATCTGTACTTATACACTGcatgatatacatatataaatgcggaaataaaggttgataggccataaggttcaatactgtaataaaactgataaaaacATGACATCTGGGTTGGGTATGggacctcatctgacagtgtttatccacctcatcaaccttcatctgacagtgttgatgtctcaacctatgctggctacatagttatggaacgcaaggattgcttttaggaatcacaccctcatctgaaagtgtgTGTTTCCATCCTTGGATTCGCTCGGTACTGAACAtggatttactgaactgaactgtactgatttaactgagttctgttgactaatggaatagtactgagattactgaattactaatctttcctgagtcacatgactgactgagttctatggatcaggTCTTGACTAAGGGTATCGTAAAAACATggcactagctctaggcacacaactatattttttgggtacaagtacccctaggactcgatagaaggaaactgacaagacttgacattcttgaatacatgacccaTATCAACTATTCATAATAAAAtgagttggggatttcatgaagtacatagtgCACACAATCTTGTATATAGCTTGGAATGCAcataatcatgtcataatttcatcattctaatagCATGGGTATTCCATCAAACAATTGCATTTCACaacaatatcatggaagttatTTAAACATAAGGAGAAAAAAAACCATACATTCATAGCttgggtcacaatttagctatattgcctAGTTTCTAGTCctttaagaattttatcaaacaccttgcatgcacaaactagggcataggtatgatcatcaattaaatacaatatgATTCCACAATTTAACTGCATTGCATGGAATTCAATCCTATActaacatggtttcatgaaaacAAGATAAAGATTCAATCATGGACATCGTACAACCCTAACAACTTGAGCAAAATCAATTCACAAACATAAATATCATAGTATATAATTTATTAGAGGATTTTtggaattcatggatgaaaggaattcatggatgaacactacgcatacctttgTTGTTGTTTTCACGAAGTTTGGCGgttgaatttcttgaacttgaatccccaattgaatgCCTTAaggtgttcttgagaggatttttgagAATATGGGTGTATTTTGGTTTATAATaggttaaatcccgtgtttttaatatatatatatatagggtggGGAAAAAGTCCAATTTACCCTCAAATACGCTAAGCTGGAAGCTGGAAAAATTTGGCAACGTGTGGTGGAGCGTGTGTCGCATGCTCTATCGCATGCTAGGACCTGCGAGATGGAGCATGCATTGCATGCTAATCTTATGATGCTACTGTTTCGAAATCCAATCGTTCCCTAAACGGATTTCGAAAATTTCGAAACTCACCCGgaatgtactattgacttgccccattgcgacgcaacttgaaaatcgaaaaacggatgtcgggaaggtcgtcaaataaatccccgaagttcagaggcttaaaatgagactaagtgttgaacacctaGCTAAAATATTTCTAAGTGTTGGCCCTTCTAAAGAGGTTTTAGGAGCTACAATAGCTGATTATAAATGtaagattttgcggggtcttacaccaGCGCAAGGAAAAACAATTCAAAGCAGTTCAAAAAGGAAATGTTAGAAGCCATGGAAAAATACTTTTCCacttaagtataatgattttgccTGTTGCAGGGTTCAAACTGTTGGGAATAAACCCCGCCACGATAATAATATTGAGGTAATAACAAGAAATATTTATGACAACAGTAATACGGTtaatcaacaagaacaataagagCGATAATGACACCAAGATTTTTACGTAGAAATCCAATGAAGGAAAAACCAACGGGCCAAGAGGAGCAACTGATATCTCTATAGTAAGGAATTTTACACCGTAGTCACAAGTACAATACTCAAAGTGATTACTACACACTAAAAATAAAtctctctcttgatttttctaccTCACTAAAATATCGCGCTCACACTCTCTATTTCATCCATGACCTCACTAAATGAAGAAGATTCAAAGTGTTCATAGTGAACACACTAAATAACCAACTACCATATCTATCTTACCAATTTGCAGCCAActttctttgaaaaaaattttgCCCATGGTAAGTTTTCAAGACTTCATTTATGGGGCTGGACCCTACAAAAACATCTCATGTACGCCTAATTCACAAGTCCGGTCTTACCACTAGATCGAAACCCTGGTATGACACTGTTGCATGGGTTTTTGACATACGCGTTTTCAATGTGACATGGATATAGTTTCAATGATGGATAAGGCGGTTAAGCTACTTTCATCTGTCTAATTTCTAATTGTTTTGTAAGAGTCGAGAATGTAAATGGAAAACATCCCATGTGAAAGACTCACGACCTGGTGGTTAGCTTAATAATGAAGAAATTTGACAATATGCTGCCTCTTTACTAAGAACATAATGGAGATAAGTCATCATAAATTATAAATGTGTGAATTTGATTATCGTGATGTTTGGGACTGCAAATCGTGGAGGAGCGAAATGATTCTCATTTTCGAGATTTAAGGTTGTTCCTTTCATATTGTTAGTGGCTCATTTAGTGTCTACTTAAGGCTATGTGAAGTGCAGTCTAATTGTTCTTGTTCTCATGGAATAACAATGCTGGACTAATCTTAAGGACTTCTGCCACGAAATGGGAGCAGCCAAAATGGGGGACCACGTGTAAGATTGTGTTTCCCGTTGGAGTGACTTGGTACGCATTTTCTTCATCCCTTTTCAGATATTCAGCAAGTACAAAATCACCATTACTGATATTGCCTTTGATCAAAATAAAGGTACTTATTGTTTGCTTTGATCAAAAGAAAGGAATTTGTAAAGAATGTTTAAACAtgaataaaatcatctttttactattaaGATCTTCTTGTCGTGACTCCTTTTTCCAACAGAAACAAGACTAACTAATTGAAAATGATagaagggcagcccggtgcaatagacccttgtggtctaGCTCTCTTCCCTCAACCCTACGCATAGCTTTCTGTGACCTTGGAGAAACTGCTAatgttgttgtcatgtgaccaggaggtcacgggttcaagccttggaaacatcATCTGGCAGAactgcaaggtaaggttgcgtacaatagatCCATGTGATCTGTCCCTCTTCCCCGGATCCTACGCATAGCTACGATGCTTTACACTGCAATCTTTTCTTTTGGAGAAATGACATTCATTTTGGTGCTTAAGAAGCAACCTATGATGATATTctcttgtttttctcttttttctttttttggtttctttcttAACTTGTAAAGTCAAGTATTTTGCAGCTGCCTATAGGTAATATCgccattattatttctttaagTTTTTCTCATTTGAGTTGGTGACAAGATTTTCTTTGTTCTGTCGtcatgttttgtttgtttcttaaGTAATCGACTACTCtgcttgtttttttttatgaGAAAAGAATCACAAGATGAAGTGAATCTTACGAGATCCAAGTATTACTTTTGTCTTGGGAGGTTTAATAAGTTCTCAAAACTGttcatattcattatattatttcagtttttgacatgaaagcaaaaatatgaaaacatCAAAATCCCTTTCCTGTGATCAAGGAAAGCACCAGATCCCTTTCTTCTTTGAGATTCATTAAGAATCTAATTAGTTTTTCCTATATAATAATGTTTCACTCAGATAAAGCAAAGGACACACAGGATTATCAAAAGGAATGGATCCAATCTTGTTCAGTGCTGCGATGAGAGGAAATATCAGAGATGTCTATTATCATTTGATAAGGGATGAAGAATATGGATACCAAGTCACTCCAAAGGGTAACACGGTCCTTCATGTCGCAGCCCTCTACGGCCACTCCCATTTCGCGGCAGAAGTCCTTAAGATTTCTCCGGCAATGTTATGctgtcaaaacaagaaaaatgaaaccGCTCTTCACATAGCAGCTAACGAAGGGCATACTGAAGTTGTCCATGTGCTACTTGCATGTGTCGAAGATCATAATACTAGTGATAAACTCACAAGGATAACAGATGCGAGTGGAGATACAGCCCTGCACAAGGCCGTGCGGAGCCAACATCTAAATGTGGTTAAGCTCTTAGTGAAAGAAGATTCTGAATTCGAATTTCCACCTAATCATGCACAAGAGACGCCACTGTATCTGGCGGCTGAATCTGGTTTTCATGATGCTCTGATTAACATCTTGGAATCCTGCAATAATCCAACTTATGCTGCAGGTCCATCTAATAGAACGCCGCTGCATGCAGCAGTAATTCAGGAACATAAAGGtacaaaatttttattattttcagtatcaATATCTAACCTCAGTTGATTTTCCCATAATTAACATCGCCTACATAAGTTTGGATTAATCATTTCGATAGTCTCAACAGGATCCTCTATTAGCCGCATCAACTTATAATCCAATGGACTAATTTTCTTCCTAGTTAATCTCGGACAACTATCCCAATACCTCTTCTCCTCTCCAAAAGACTATTTCGCCAAGGTGTAGAGAATGATGTGAACAAAGAAATTTTGGCCTGCTCCCGTGACTTTCTAAACTAGCCAACCAAAATCAATCGTCATGTGGTTATATAATGTCCAACAGTTTTTGTCCCACCTGAATAGATATTCTGCCGTAAGAAAAAATAGGAGGGAAAAGAAGAAGACTTAGCGGAGGGGTGGGTTGAGCCATGTCATTTCAGTATCTCTGTGCAActttatattctttgactaaaaATTTTTTctaaacagcctctctacttcttcgaaggtagtggtatgggctgcgtatattttaccctcccaaaccccactatgtgggaatacactcgGTATGTTGCATTTGTGGATTTTCTAACAGCGAGACAGGTGACAGCACTTGTCTTTTCCAATGAACTGGTTTTTTCAGCATCCTAAATTTGATATCCATTTTACTGGTAATGGAAGTTGTTTCACTCGTGGAAGAGGAGAAGAGGGGATTGTTGATTGTGAGATAGCTAATTTTTCCATTAGATTCAAATGGTACTCGAGAAACTGGACGAAATTAAAGGCTCTCTAAAGAGGAGCTGCATCTGATATCTTTACCATTTAAAATGGTAGAAATGCgtgaaataaaattatgtatcATTCGGATTATAGCTATGTGACTgctctaaaaaatatttatctgcAATTTTTGTTGATGATTTCGTAATGTCTGTTGTGGAACTATATTTGCAAGAATATCTAACCCATTATTTATGCATTTATCGTGTTGACACATCCAGATTGCATTAGATCACTTTGGCAATGGAATAAGCCTTTATGCGAGGAACCTGACTTATGGGGTTGGAATTCACTGCACTATGCTGTCAAATTAGGACTGAAAGACGTAGTTTCTGATATGCTGGGGTGGAAAAAATCCTTAGTGTACCTTCCGGCAGGCAGTGAAAATGACTGGACGACAGCAATTCACATTGCAGCTTGTGAAGGTGACGTAAACATGATAAAGAAGCTATTAAATCACTGTCCTGATTGTTGCGATACGCTTAACAGAAACAATCAAAATGCTCTTCATATTGCCGTATTGAAAAATCAAGACAAGGTAGTCCGCATCTTATTAGGCTCTGATAAGTGCGACAGCCTTGTTGATGAGCCAGATAGTAACGGCAACACTCCTCTCCATTTGCTTGCTGCCTCTGGTAACCATGTGCCTGAATTAATAAACCATCCTAGGGCAAAGAAGATGTCATTTAACAAAGAAAACCAGACTCCACTTGATATAGCATTGTCATGCAAGGTGACAACAAAGAAGGTAAGCAGCCGCATATTTGTTTTTCAAATACTGGTTGTGCTTGAGTATATGATGGTGAAATATTGATATACTAGTTCAAGGATGATATCAAGCAAAAGAACGATTTGTGGGAACGATATGTGGTGTTGAAACATCAAGTGAAACTTTAATTCTATTTCTTGCTCTACCTTCGCCTGAATTAATTTTACATGATATCATTGTCTCCTAAACTATGAACAGATTAGTTCTCAGTTAAACAAGTTCCTGTGTTAAATTTTTCGACAGACTCAATATAAACTGTACTATTGatgaaaataggagaaattgATGGAGGATTTGTCTAGCACTGGCCGATTTGGAAAACGTGACTTTGAGGTAAAGCGGAAGTACGAGTACATTCCCAATCCGAATGGTGAAACGGGAACAGGAGTCAAAATGCAACTGAATGATGAAATGGGAACAAGAGTCAAAATGAGATCGAGGGAAGATGATCACGATAAAGCTAAAAAGGCAGATCAAACAGTAATCGAAAATACTATGAAGGTAGCTCAAATCCATATTGTTGTGGCCACTTTGATTATGACAGTCACTTTTGCCGCTGGTATCACATTGCCAGGGGGTTTTGAGAGCGACCCTGATAGCCATAATCAAGGGATGGCGATTCTGATAAGGAAAACAGCATTTCGTGCATTTGTTGTTTCCGATGCCATTGCCTTCACATGCTCAGCTATTGCCATATTCATCTACTTCTCCATGGCAGATGTAAGTAATGTACCTCACAGTAAAAATATTGTAAAGAAGCTTTATTATCTCGCAATTATTTTTCAGTGCTTGTCAATGTTAGCAGTTGTAATTGCATTCGCAACTGGTATGTTCTCTACTTTATCACATTCACTCGGTCTTGCTGTTACTGTCTGTTTCATAGGTTGCCTCACTATTTTACTGTGCTTCTgggtttttatttatataattaggAAATTGTTAGAGAGACAATGAATGCTAGTTACTAGTATTTATTGCTTACAAATATATAATTCAACTACATATTTCAGTTTTTACCCAATGCCTTGAATTACATATGAAAGATAAGGTTTTTTAGTCCATTACATgttattttcttctattcaaattATAAGTTGTCGCTGGAGGTCATTTATCACAATTCTATAGACCCAATGTACCTTCACTAAATAACATCTATGCAAGatcattttcttctattcaaattATAAGTTGTCGCAAGagatcattttttataatgctatATACCCAATGTACCTTCACTAAATAATCCATGGTACAGCAACAACAATATACGCAGTTAAAACTCCGCAAGTGGAGTTTGGGGAGGATAGAGAATATAGAGCTATTACCCCTACATTGGAAGGCAGAGAGAATTTTCATAGACCTTCAGCGCaaggaaaaataattcaaagcaGTTAAGAAAAGAACGTTAGAAGAGGAGAAGCCATGGAAAAATACTATCGAGTGAATGACAAGAAAAGAAAGGCAGtcccggtgcactaaagttccCCCTATGCGCAGGGTTCGAGAAATGGCTCCACCACAAGGTTGTATTATacgtagccttaccttgcatttctgcgaGACAAAATGCCTTTCTTGGGGTCGAAGGCAAAAAATGGTActacttatttttctattttggagatTCATCAAGAAGAATACTATAGTTGCCACAACTAAATGCATTTGAGCTGTCTTCATAATGTTTTCGACTAATTTTTCATCTCGACTAGCTCTgtcatcatgatcattatccCTCGACTCTGCATGTGGTTCCACCACTATCATCCTTCTTGTCACAAACATCATGAGCAGGACTGCTTGAAAGAAACAATTACCATCTTAATTCAAAGATGCTAATCTAGGAGCATCCAAAGGTGTCgtctagtggtcaatgaagttcGTTGTGCACTATGAAATCTCGGATTCaattttcacaagaatctaacgCTAGGGTGATTTCTTCCAATCTGTTCTAGCATTGGTGGACAAACCAGTTGTTGATGGCCCAGTTAAAAAAGTTAAACAAATTCCTTGCTTCCAATTAAAGCAAAGAACAAATTAAATaccttattttttctcttttatcaaAGATAAATGTTTGTGGGTGTCCAGaatatttctaaaaaagaaaaagggcaACCCGGTGCACTAAGCTTCCGCAATgtgcagggtccggggaagggcccgaTTACATTGATCTATTTTACGCAACCTCAACTTACATTTTTGCAAGGGGTTGTTTCTAAGGCTTGAACCCGTTACCTCTGCTCACATGGCTACAACTTTACCCGTATCCAAAATATTTTGATGATAATATAATAAAGGACACACAAGatcataatttgaaatatttataaatcctaaaatccaaaaactaagggaaaaaatgaaaagaaaatggatCCAATAGTGTACAATGCTACAATGGAAGGTAGCGGTTTGCAAATTTTGGTTTAACTAACATATGAATAGTTCCTTTTTTTCGATATACGAAATATGAGATTTTCTTAGTTGATTCTTTGAAAATATCGAATCACACTATTTGTCCTTATTTCGACAAAAGAATCACAAGCTTCTTCGCAAGAaaaacttttttgttttttctttgggggggggggggggggggggggtcttgGTTGCAATGTACGTAGTATTATACACGCTTTCTTGAAAAAATGTAGCTCGAAATTATTGGAACAATTCTTAACGTCTGAAAATTTAAACAAGTGTATAGATGTTTCTTAATTCTAGTGTTTAAGTGTGTAGATGTTTTATTTATTCAGGTTAGTTAACTTATAAGAATCATACATAAGTCGGGGATGAAGAgtttaattttgtggtcttaaacatttcacgtggaaagttgaaactaaaaagttgataaaaaaggAAAGTGTCAATCTTAAACCTGTCACATGGAaagttgaaactaaaaagtgttattttatgtagtgtttcgggtacaagaatctgtataaaatgcaacaccaacttcaatgTAAAATGCAACACCACCTTCAATACTAGTTCAAGTCTTAAGACAAAAATACTtttgaagttccttaacaccttcaacactagattattaataatctatctaagaagtgtgttaattttttttttttttcaaaaaagagatgaaatagaattttaaggccaagtcccccgacttcacggagtgtccttaaggaacaATTTCCCtcattgtacccgaggttatggaatctttctcccaagataaaatggccttcaatcctaacaatagcggtacctcaaattgttggattcaacgaactcactcaacgatttgattgatcacaaggaatgttttgaagacaagaagagtttttatttcagaaaatattttcattcatatctaaacctgtggatgaaagtaggtttatatagccatcagatgccacttctgaaaggtggcaatggttcacttaaaaggtgtatcctttggaagagtcatgtctattcattcgaaacattgtgtctttttctgaacagacacaactatctgaacagttgcaccttttccaaaacaatatgtcttttgctcaaaggttgtgtccctccattttccattcacaccaattaaacccaacagtTCCCCACATTAATGGGGAATAGCTATTCTTTGtaaactttacggacaagtatgtgatcatcaagcaaagactgtttgcatctggataagtaggtttccctttgaacttttcgtagtgaacatgcatcggatgcactcggtcaattggtagatttgatatctttgaaccgtcgagctttaatgtacacctagacaatacatgtcacacaacaagccttttaccatttatgctTCTCaaggttttattcttttcagccatgaacacgtctcgaTTTCATGAGttcttagagaataggcctttactaacattcttcttgaagcggcttccactttgccctcacataggtgatttctatactttcaatcctatagattaaactacttgatcaaatcttccaaatttagataatcattaaaacacttttcacttaagtcttatccttgtttactaaacattatctacatcatgagaatgggttaggtaattgacaatgttgaacctgtcagacacaactttgtttgatctccttgaacctagctcttgggatctccagacTACTAGGTAGAGGTACCACCATGctaacttgtcctaggccttaaacccattcccttggatgtcttttccactccttctctaaataggccttttgtaagtggatccaacacattatcctttgactttacatagtcaacagtgataattccactagagaaaaGTTCCCTAACTATATTTTTAATGCCCCGAAAATAGGttccggagcgtcacacggtgcttgaggctacgagtagccccaagctaaacctttgagccattttcattcagttcaacacaaatcaacgggatttccataaataaccctcaaatatcaacagagaaatcatcatccaagaataaaagaatttcagaaagataacaaaatacgacttattagtcaactcccaacatctatactagtctgacaagcctctaagagaatcatAGTTAAGCGATACTAGATTCAATCTCACAtatgattattgaatatatttttgtgaacgttatttgatataaatatatGGCATCTGATATTCTTTTATCACTGT is from Capsicum annuum cultivar UCD-10X-F1 chromosome 5, UCD10Xv1.1, whole genome shotgun sequence and encodes:
- the LOC124898789 gene encoding ankyrin repeat-containing protein ITN1-like, whose translation is MLGWKISLVYLPVGSENDWTTAIHIAASEGDVNMIIELLNHCPDCRDMLNRNNQNALHVSVLNNQDKVVCFLLDSDKCDSLVDEPDSHGNTPLHLLAASGNHVPKLINNPRAKKMSFNKQNQTPLDIALSYKETTKKEKLMEDFCSIGRLGKRDFEVKRKYEYMHNPNDEMETGVKMQLREDDKDKAKKADQTKVKSIMKVAQIHIVVATLRMTVTFTAGITLSGGFESDSDGDQGMEILIRKTTFRAFIVSDAIAFTCSAIAIFIYFLMADESRPPHLEIVNKLYDLVGIFQCLPMFAVVIAFATGMLATLSHSLGLAVTVCLIGCYSILLYFLAFIYIIRYRDESKMMNISERQEC
- the LOC107872161 gene encoding ankyrin repeat-containing protein At5g02620-like encodes the protein MDPILFSAAMRGNIRDVYYHLIRDEEYGYQVTPKGNTVLHVAALYGHSHFAAEVLKISPAMLCCQNKKNETALHIAANEGHTEVVHVLLACVEDHNTSDKLTRITDASGDTALHKAVRSQHLNVVKLLVKEDSEFEFPPNHAQETPLYLAAESGFHDALINILESCNNPTYAAGPSNRTPLHAAVIQEHKDCIRSLWQWNKPLCEEPDLWGWNSLHYAVKLGLKDVVSDMLGWKKSLVYLPAGSENDWTTAIHIAACEGDVNMIKKLLNHCPDCCDTLNRNNQNALHIAVLKNQDKVVRILLGSDKCDSLVDEPDSNGNTPLHLLAASGNHVPELINHPRAKKMSFNKENQTPLDIALSCKVTTKKEKLMEDLSSTGRFGKRDFEVKRKYEYIPNPNGETGTGVKMQLNDEMGTRVKMRSREDDHDKAKKADQTVIENTMKVAQIHIVVATLIMTVTFAAGITLPGGFESDPDSHNQGMAILIRKTAFRAFVVSDAIAFTCSAIAIFIYFSMADVSNVPHSKNIVKKLYYLAIIFQCLSMLAVVIAFATGMFSTLSHSLGLAVTVCFIGCLTILLCFWVFIYIIRKLLERQ